Proteins from one Oryza sativa Japonica Group chromosome 12, ASM3414082v1 genomic window:
- the LOC107279656 gene encoding uncharacterized protein, giving the protein MQVILVRVRGQEGLKRLGSTIMTYQVMPTRRNKWKQPWKPHGKRRVLGGVWSNEVALMSMAVAVDPLSPRHGKEEATQLPTRIDTGFFTKKGRQAREAIGESWARFFYTSGIPARNADNSYFVSAVRETQKWGENIPSPSGSEIHGKYLDATEKDVKKQFDRFKRDWNEYGVTLMCDSWTGPAGMAVINFLIYCNGIMFFHNSVDATGHSQDANFVLKEIRKVVRELGPQHVVQIITDNGSNYKKACRLLRQEYPTIVWQPCVAHTINLMLKEVGKMPDHEMVIESARKICRWLYNHSKLHAMMVSAIGGELVKWNATRFGTNYMFLQSFLRRRDQFMQWMASSGFMQSKFSGTMDGRYAHACLSSMSWWENLQTVVNSVQPMYSFLRFADEDKNPNLSEVLLRYQLLRMEYDSLFASERDKFEAYMEIVNRRMHDLTNQTLINASAALNPMTHYQYSPSASVFQDLRQAFEWMTDIDTAAAALLEVEMYRRKTGEFGRALARKMATDGKTSPAQWWSMFASDTPNLKRLALRMVGQCCSSSGCERNWSTFAFVHTKVRNKLTHNKLNKLVYVNYNLRLRIQQSNAQVRKEDDDPLQRLSDLSFYESNNQIKKWMDNARSNANPELDEDSTESDAPVPSPLVANLVDLTDLRRTTGASTIAEWADVNIADTHIGKRKTRQPPKKPTSKRAKGTGPQSRNVDSDEETEHSPDYQESNDSSSRTDTDDGDDGGEGGEGTTEVRPTSLTRLRTVITVLQALNELPFHRVTNNNDNILTYHRIATAHSVPLALKVAIQASWTGQSWEEYKAGLLQSHGLMLMSTEEYNMAYNQWNL; this is encoded by the exons ATGCAGGTGATACTCGTCAGAGTGAGAGGGCAAGAAGGGTTGAAGCGGCTGGGGTCAACTATTATGACCTATCAGGtgatgccgacgaggaggaacaaATGGAAGCAGCCATGGAAGCCTCACGGCAAGAGGCGAGTTTTAGGAGGGGTGTGGAGCAACGAGGTGGCACTTATGAGCATGGCGGTGGCAGTGGATCCGCTCAGTCCGAGGCACGGAAAGGAAGAAGCAACCCAATTGCCA ACACGCATCGATACAGGATTCTTCACAAAGAAGGGAAGGCAAGCTAGGGAGGCCATTGGTGAGTCCTGGGCAAGGTTCTTCTACACCTCGGGTATTCCTGCAAGAAATGCTGATAATTCATATTTTGTCAGCGCCGTTCGAGAAACACAGAAGTGGG GTGAAAACATACCTTCCCCAAGCGGTTCGGAGATTCATGGGAAGTACCTTGATGCTACGGAGAAGGACGTCAAGAAGCAATTCGACAGGTTCAAGCGTGATTGGAATGAGTACGGTGTTACTCTAATGTGTGATTCTTGGACAGGACCGGCGGGTATGGCGGTCATCAACTTTTTGATATATTGCAATGGAATCATGTTTTTCCACAACTCCGTTGATGCCACCGGCCATAGCCAAGATGCTAACTTCGTACTAAAG GAGATAAGAAAGGTGGTTCGCGAATTAGGCCCGCAACATGTCGTTCAGATTATCACAGACAATGGTTCTAACTACAAGAAGGCCTGCAGACTGTTGCGCCAAGAGTATCCAACAATTGTGTGGCAACCTTGTGTGGCGCACACAATTAACTTGATGCTTAAGGAGGTTGGAAAAATGCCGGACCATGAAATGGTGATTGAGAGTGCAAGGAAAATTTGCAGATGGCTATACAACCATTCCAAGCTGCATGCCATGATGGTGTCTGCTATAGGTGGTGAACTGGTTAAGTGGAATGCTACACGGTTCGGCACAAACTACATGTTCCTTCAGAGCTTCCTTAGGAGGCGAGATCAGTTCATGCAGTGGATGGCTTCTTCTGGGTTCATGCAAAGCAAATTCAGTGGCACAATGGATGGCAGGTATGCGCACGCATGCCTATCTAGCATGTCTTGGTGGGAGAACTTACAGACCGTGGTCAACTCAGTCCAGCCGATGTACTCCTTCCTTCGATTTGCTGACGAGGACAAGAACCCCAATTTGAGTGAGGTTCTTCTGAGATATCAGTTGTTGAGAATGGAATATGACAGTCTCTTTGCGAGTGAAAGGGATAAATTCGAAGCATACATGGAAATTGTCAATAGGAGAATGCACGACCTCACCAATCAAACTCTAATCAATGCCA GTGCGGCATTAAACCCTATGACTCACTACCAATACTCTCCAAGTGCCAGCGTCTTCCAAGACCTCCGTCAGGCCTTTGAGTGGATGACGGACATCGatacagccgccgccgctttgcTTGAGGTTGAGATGTATCGCCGTAAGACTGGTGAATTTGGGAGGGCCCTTGCAAGAAAGATGGCAACTGATGGAAAAACTTCCCCTG CACAATGGTGGTCTATGTTTGCCTCAGACACGCCGAATTTGAAGAGGCTTGCGTTGCGCATGGTTGGTCAATGTTGCTCTTCAAGTGGATGTGAACGGAACTGGAGCACATTCGCATTCGTGCATACCAAGGTCCGTAATAAACTTACCCACAACAAGCTCAACAAACTAGTTTATGTGAACTACAACCTTCGCCTACGAATTCAGCAATCAAATGCCCAAGTTAGGAAGGAGGACGACGATCCCCTTCAGAGACTATCGGACCTATCATTCTATGAAAGTAACAATCAGATTAAAAAATGGATGGATAATGCTCGGTCCAATGCCAACCCAGAACTAGATGAAGACTCAACTGAAAGTGATGCTCCCGTGCCTAGTCCACTTGTAGCCAACCTAGTGGACTTGACTGACCTGCGCAGAACCACGGGAGCTTCTACTATTGCAGAGTGGGCTGATGTGAATATAGCTGACACTCATATTGGAAAAAGGAAGACTCGACAGCCACCAAAAAAACCTACATCCAAAAGAGCTAAGGGCACAGGTCCACAGTCTCGCAATGTTGATAGCGATGAAGAGACCGAACATAGCCCAGACTACCAAGAGTCCAATGATAGTAGCTCAAGAACTGATACAGATGATGGAGACGATGGTGGTGAAGGAGGAGAAGGAACCACTGAA GTGAGGCCGACTTCACTCACGCGACTCAGGACCGTGATCACGGTGCTCCAAGCTCTCAACGAACTACCGTTTCACCGAGTGACCAACAACAACGACAACATCTTGACATACCACAGGATAGCTACAGCTCATTCAGTGCCTCTAGCATTGAAAGTGGCTATCCAAG CATCATGGACAGGTCAAAGTTGGGAGGAATACAAGGCAGGGTTGCTACAGTCGCATGGATTGATGCTCATGTCCACAGAGGAGTACAACATGGCATATAATCAGTGGAACTTATAG
- the LOC4352155 gene encoding FACT complex subunit SPT16-like, with amino-acid sequence MAILEALQQTSIPVTGSSSIAVSPENFIKCLKKFYHHWKEDGSNLWGSSTAIAIATPPPSDDIRYKKSLALSMWFFNRELPETIMVFTEKQIHVLCKQKGCDALKPLKMPVSKAVSIEIVLHNLAKGDNGSSLMDEILHAVCSHFESKSAVIGHLAREKPEGKILEVWSEKLNGSRLRLSDVSSGISDLLSVKDATEIMYVKKAAYLTASVMKKYVVPKLEKIIADEMKVQHSKLTDLMEKILLSPTKIDVKLKAENVDICYPPIFQSGSKYDLRPAAASNNDNLYYDSGSLIVCAMGAKYSNYCSNVARTFLIDCAGEKCNAYKVLCQAHDAAIAALVPGSKASDGYQAAVSLVRDKAPDLLPFFTKSAGTGIGIEFRETWLSLNEKNDRILKEGMVFNVSLGFQNLPEKTGDYKNKEFSLLLADSVLVCKEKPHVLTAFVSKADGDVFYSFDEEKTGSPSVKPSLNAKVMVPEKPVPKAELMLPLKENLRSHSRTPKEDLRKQLQAEILQKRTAEIAMNSNASNHKLLEGQGLRAMREPVAYKSTRDIPCSNRLEIQVDKQNEAILLPIYGVIVPFHVCTVKKAEIRGDSNRGVYVCITFNVPGTASNLQDPCLKTNANRIFLKAVTFISKDRKHADEAIQLMRIIQRGVLERAKRASLVSQERLQLCDRMTRDRIQLMDLWIRPTFAGRGRKSPGILVLHVNGFQYSASKSEKIEIMFCNVKHAFFQPAEKEMITLLHFHLYNDIMVGNKKTRDVQFYIEVMDTVDSVGLRRRTAWDPDEIEEEQRERARRSGINRQFELFVKRVNSIWSQPRFEQLGLQFETPSQKLGFNGVHGRTTCFIVPTPSCLVQLVESPFLVTSLREVDIVCLERVALGQKSFDMVFVFQDLKRDVIRIEVIPMTSIDGIKDWLNGCNLKYYESKLNLSWRKVLKEVMNNKESDENNRWEFLNPDASDSDSESSQTEDDQYEPSDADSCSESDDEDSDSESVVDSGEDDGAMDGSEDDGGDAAESWDEMERKARDADMEMGSESDSEDERQRRREKALAKSRCPSHPQAKGAAHKRQRIN; translated from the coding sequence ATGGCTATTCTTGAAGCACTCCAGCAAACATCGATCCCTGTTACTGGATCTTCTTCTATTGCAGTCAGTCCAGAAAACTTTATCAAATGTTTGAAGAAGTTTTACCATCATTGGAAGGAAGATGGATCAAACCTTTGGGGATCTTCAACTGCAATTGCCATTGCTACTCCACCACCTTCTGATGACATCCGATATAAGAAATCATTAGCCCTGAGCATGTGGTTTTTTAATCGTGAGCTCCCTGAAACCATAATGGTTTTCACAGAGAAGCAGATTCATGTCCTGTGCAAGCAGAAAGGTTGTGATGCTCTTAAACCTTTGAAGATGCCTGTTTCAAAAGCAGTCAGCATTGAAATCGTGTTGCATAATTTGGCAAAGGGTGACAATGGTTCTTCCTTAATGGATGAAATCCTTCATGCTGTATGTTCCCACTTTGAATCAAAAAGTGCTGTTATTGGGCACTTAGCAAGAGAGAAGCCTGAAGGTAAGATTCTTGAAGTATGGTCTGAGAAGTTGAACGGATCAAGGCTAAGGCTTTCTGATGTGTCAAGCGGCATCTCTGATCTTCTTTCTGTGAAAGATGCCACAGAGATTATGTATGTTAAAAAGGCTGCATATTTAACTGCATCGGTTATGAAGAAGTATGTAGTTCCAAAGCTGGAGAAGATTATAGCTGATGAAATGAAGGTACAACATTCAAAACTCACGGATCTGATGGAGAAGATATTGCTTTCCCCAACAAAGATAGATGTCAAACTGAAAGCAGAAAATGTTGATATATGCTACCCACCTATTTTTCAAAGTGGAAGCAAGTATGATCTCCGGCCTGCTGCTGCTAGTAACAATGATAATCTGTACTATGATTCTGGAAGCCTTATTGTGTGTGCGATGGGTGCAAAGTACAGTAACTATTGCTCCAATGTTGCAAGGACTTTCCTGATTGATTGTGCTGGGGAAAAATGTAATGCATATAAGGTCCTCTGCCAGGCACATGACGCTGCTATTGCTGCTTTGGTACCAGGTAGCAAGGCTAGTGATGGTTACCAGGCTGCGGTTTCTTTGGTGAGGGATAAAGCTCCTGATCTTCTCCCCTTTTTTACCAAGTCAGCTGGGACAGGAATTGGCATTGAGTTCCGTGAAACTTGGTTGTCTTTGAATGAGAAAAATGACAGGATACTAAAGGAAGGGATGGTTTTTAATGTTTCCCTTGGTTTCCAGAATCTCCCAGAGAAGACTGGCGATTACAAGAACAAAGAATTCTCTCTATTGCTGGCTGACAGTGTTCTTGTTTGCAAGGAAAAGCCACATGTCTTAACAGCTTTTGTCTCCAAAGCTGATGGTGATGTCTTTTATTCATTTGATGAAGAAAAGACAGGTTCCCCTTCTGTGAAACCATCGTTGAATGCAAAAGTGATGGTCCCAGAAAAACCAGTGCCAAAAGCAGAGTTGATGCTGCCGTTGAAAGAAAACCTGCGATCCCACAGCAGGACACCAAAGGAGGACCTTAGGAAGCAGCTTCAGGCAGAAATTTTACAGAAGAGAACTGCTGAAATTGCAATGAATAGTAATGCCTCCAATCATAAATTGCTGGAGGGACAAGGCCTTAGAGCTATGCGTGAACCTGTTGCATACAAGAGCACAAGGGATATTCCCTGTTCCAATCGGTTGGAGATTCAGGTGGATAAGCAGAATGAGGCTATCCTATTACCAATATATGGAGTTATTGTCCCCTTCCATGTTTGTACTGTAAAAAAAGCAGAAATCCGTGGGGATAGCAACAGAGGAGTCTATGTCTGTATTACATTTAATGTCCCTGGCACTGCTTCCAATCTCCAAGATCCCTGCCTGAAGACAAATGCAAATCGCATTTTCTTAAAAGCAGTCACCTTCATTTCAAAAGACAGAAAGCATGCTGACGAGGCTATTCAATTAATGAGGATTATTCAAAGAGGAGTATTAGAAAGAGCTAAGAGAGCTAGTTTGGTCAGTCAGGAAAGGCTTCAACTATGTGATAGAATGACTAGGGACAGGATTCAGTTGATGGACTTGTGGATACGCCCAACTTTTGCTGGTCGTGGGCGTAAATCCCCTGGAATTTTGGTGCTCCATGTCAATGGTTTTCAGTATTCCGCatctaaatctgaaaaaattGAAATCATGTTCTGCAATGTCAAGCATGCGTTCTTCCAGCCAGCTGAGAAGGAGATGATAACTCTCCTCCACTTCCATCTTTACAATGATATCATGGTGGGCAACAAGAAGACTAGAGATGTGCAGTTCTACATTGAAGTGATGGATACTGTAGATTCAGTTGGTCTGAGGCGCCGAACAGCATGGGATCCTGATGAAATTGAAGAAGAGCAGCGGGAAAGGGCACGGAGGAGCGGAATAAACAGGCAGTTTGAGCTCTTTGTGAAAAGGGTCAATTCCATTTGGTCTCAGCCAAGGTTTGAGCAGCTCGGCTTGCAGTTTGAAACTCCATCGCAAAAGCTTGGGTTCAATGGAGTCCACGGCAGAACAACATGCTTTATTGTTCCTACTCCAAGTTGCCTGGTTCAACTGGTTGAATCGCCGTTCCTTGTAACTTCTCTGAGGGAGGTTGACATCGTATGCCTGGAAAGGGTGGCGCTGGGGCAGAAATCCTTCGACATGGTTTTCGTGTTCCAAGACCTGAAGCGAGATGTTATCCGCATAGAGGTCATTCCAATGACCTCCATTGATGGGATTAAAGATTGGCTCAATGGCTGCAACCTGAAGTACTACGAAAGCAAGCTGAACCTCAGTTGGCGTAAGGTCCTGAAGGAGGTTATGAACAATAAAGAGTCAGACGAGAACAATAGGTGGGAGTTCTTGAACCCAGATGCTAGCGACTCGGACTCGGAGAGCTCACAGACAGAAGATGATCAGTATGAACCATCAGATGCCGACTCATGCTCTGAATCGGATGACGAAGACAGTGACAGTGAATCTGTGGTGGATTCTGGTGAAGACGACGGTGCCATGGATGGTTCAGAAGATGATGGTGGTGATGCTGCCGAATCGTGGGATGAGATGGAGCGCAAGGCGAGGGACGCCGACATGGAGATGGGCAGTGAGTCGGACAGCGAAGACgagaggcagcggcgaaggGAGAAAGCACTGGCCAAGTCTCGGTGTCCTAGTCATCCACAGGCCAAGGGTGCTGCGCACAAGAGGCAGCGAATTAACTAG
- the LOC4352156 gene encoding autophagy-related protein 101 isoform X1, which translates to MNCETCQLKELELEQDEIKDVLRCILHTIFFHRTLTLVRPKDVDCDLFEITYVQCGLPDLEKEVDEKINQFIAWVEKHPNRRSQVCLSFFDEKNKNPSWFTSKTERIYWEQWFINLHVISPKGHGKSRSSKASTSIRGKALEEASSKRAALGLLIQEVLFQIINFANEKKDHIPPISDRIFNHEISIPSSSDSVFGWNADVLRRVLNS; encoded by the exons ATGAACTGCGAGACGTGCCAGCTGAAGGAGCTG GAGCTGGAACAGGATGAGATCAAAGATGTGCTTcgat GCATTTTACATACGATCTTCTTCCACCGAACTCTTACTCTTGTTCGGCCTAAAGATGTTGACTGCGATCTCTTTGAGATCACCTAT GTTCAATGCGGACTTCCTGACTTAGAAAAGGAGGTGGATGAAAAGATCAACCAGTTCATTGCTTGGGTGGAGAAGCATCCAAATCGAAGAAGCCAG GTCTGCCTGTCCTTCTTTGACGAAAAGAACAAAAACCCAAGCTGGTTCACCAGCAAAACTGAGAGGATTTACTGGGAACAGTGGTTCATCAATTTGCATGTCATAAGCCCTAAAGGACATGGAAAATCACGTAGCTCCAAAGCATCAACAAGTATTCGAG GGAAAGCGTTGGAAGAGGCCAGCTCCAAGCGTGCTGCGCTGGGGTTGCTGATCCAGGAAGTCCTTTTCCAGATCATCAACTTCGCCAATGAGAAAAAAGACCATATTCCTCCAATCTCCGATAGGATATTCAATCACGAGATCTCGATCCCCAG CTCTTCTGATTCTGTATTCGGGTGGAACGCCGACGTCCTTAGAAGAGTGTTGAATAGTTGA
- the LOC4352156 gene encoding autophagy-related protein 101 isoform X2, whose amino-acid sequence MNCETCQLKELELEQDEIKDVLRCILHTIFFHRTLTLVRPKDVDCDLFEITYVQCGLPDLEKEVDEKINQFIAWVEKHPNRRSQVCLSFFDEKNKNPSWFTSKTERIYWEQWFINLHVISPKGHGKSRSSKASTSIRGKALEEASSKRAALGLLIQEVLFQIINFANEKKDHIPPISDRIFNHEISIPR is encoded by the exons ATGAACTGCGAGACGTGCCAGCTGAAGGAGCTG GAGCTGGAACAGGATGAGATCAAAGATGTGCTTcgat GCATTTTACATACGATCTTCTTCCACCGAACTCTTACTCTTGTTCGGCCTAAAGATGTTGACTGCGATCTCTTTGAGATCACCTAT GTTCAATGCGGACTTCCTGACTTAGAAAAGGAGGTGGATGAAAAGATCAACCAGTTCATTGCTTGGGTGGAGAAGCATCCAAATCGAAGAAGCCAG GTCTGCCTGTCCTTCTTTGACGAAAAGAACAAAAACCCAAGCTGGTTCACCAGCAAAACTGAGAGGATTTACTGGGAACAGTGGTTCATCAATTTGCATGTCATAAGCCCTAAAGGACATGGAAAATCACGTAGCTCCAAAGCATCAACAAGTATTCGAG GGAAAGCGTTGGAAGAGGCCAGCTCCAAGCGTGCTGCGCTGGGGTTGCTGATCCAGGAAGTCCTTTTCCAGATCATCAACTTCGCCAATGAGAAAAAAGACCATATTCCTCCAATCTCCGATAGGATATTCAATCACGAGATCTCGATCCCCAG GTGA